In the genome of Rhodoplanes sp. Z2-YC6860, one region contains:
- a CDS encoding 5-formyltetrahydrofolate cyclo-ligase, with amino-acid sequence MVTDVQPLDQRKAALRAAALARRDAIPPEEQQNAANAIAARPFPLPVPAGAVVSGFMPLKSEINPLPLLRRLADAGAKLALPVVAGRGQPLTMRAYAFGQELNSGVWGIREPKPDAPEVDPDILIVPLAAFDRRGHRIGYGAAYYDMTINRLRGRKPVTTIGIAYAAQEVADVPVAAHDARLDLVLTERDVIDCRGL; translated from the coding sequence ATGGTGACTGACGTTCAACCCCTCGACCAGCGCAAGGCCGCGCTTCGTGCCGCGGCGCTCGCCCGCCGCGATGCGATCCCCCCGGAGGAACAGCAGAACGCGGCAAACGCGATCGCTGCGCGGCCGTTTCCGTTACCGGTGCCCGCGGGCGCCGTGGTTTCCGGCTTCATGCCGCTGAAAAGCGAGATCAACCCGTTGCCGCTCTTGCGCCGGCTGGCTGACGCGGGCGCCAAGCTCGCGCTGCCGGTGGTGGCCGGCCGCGGCCAGCCCTTGACCATGCGCGCCTACGCCTTCGGCCAGGAGCTCAACTCCGGCGTCTGGGGCATCCGCGAGCCGAAACCTGATGCGCCCGAGGTCGACCCAGACATTTTGATCGTGCCGCTTGCGGCCTTCGACCGCCGTGGCCACCGCATCGGCTACGGCGCGGCCTATTACGACATGACGATCAATCGCTTGCGCGGCCGGAAGCCAGTCACCACGATAGGCATCGCCTATGCGGCGCAAGAAGTCGCCGATGTCCCGGTAGCGGCCCACGACGCGAGGCTTGATCTTGTGCTAACCGAACGTGACGTGATCGACTGCCGCGGGCTTTGA
- a CDS encoding TIGR00282 family metallophosphoesterase, with the protein MRILFIGDIVGRSGRNVLLDRLPKLIAGWQLDFVVVNGENAAGGFGITEAIYNEFIDAGADAITLGNHAWDQREALVFIERAPRLIRPLNYPAGTPGRGAAMIDTKAGKRVLVMNVMGRIFMDALDDPFAAVERELAACALGDAADAIIIDMHCEATSEKQGMGYFADGRASLVVGTHTHVPTSDHRILKSGTAFISDVGMTGDYDSVIGMAKDEPLGRFIRKIPQGKFEPAGGPATLCAIAIETNDATGLATRVSPVRLGGALEEVQPAFWSDAKIG; encoded by the coding sequence ATGCGCATTCTTTTTATCGGCGACATCGTGGGACGCAGCGGCCGCAACGTGCTGCTCGATCGGCTGCCCAAGCTGATCGCCGGCTGGCAGCTCGATTTCGTCGTGGTCAACGGCGAGAACGCCGCTGGCGGCTTCGGCATTACCGAGGCGATCTACAACGAATTCATCGATGCCGGCGCCGACGCCATCACGCTCGGCAATCACGCCTGGGACCAGCGCGAGGCTCTGGTGTTCATCGAGCGCGCGCCGCGTCTGATCCGTCCGCTCAACTATCCGGCCGGCACGCCGGGCCGCGGCGCTGCGATGATCGACACCAAGGCCGGCAAGCGCGTGCTGGTGATGAATGTGATGGGCCGCATCTTCATGGACGCGCTGGACGACCCGTTCGCCGCGGTCGAGCGCGAGCTTGCCGCCTGTGCGCTGGGGGATGCCGCCGACGCCATCATCATCGACATGCATTGCGAGGCGACCAGCGAGAAGCAGGGGATGGGCTATTTCGCCGACGGCCGCGCCAGCCTCGTGGTCGGCACGCACACCCACGTGCCGACATCGGATCATCGCATCCTCAAGTCCGGCACCGCCTTCATCTCCGATGTCGGCATGACCGGCGACTATGACTCGGTGATCGGCATGGCCAAGGACGAGCCGCTCGGCCGCTTCATCCGCAAGATCCCGCAGGGCAAGTTCGAGCCGGCGGGAGGGCCTGCCACGCTCTGCGCCATCGCGATCGAGACCAATGACGCAACGGGGCTCGCCACACGCGTCAGCCCGGTACGGCTTGGCGGTGCACTGGAAGAGGTGCAGCCGGCATTCTGGTCCGATGCAAAAATCGGCTGA
- a CDS encoding DUF2336 domain-containing protein, translated as MSQAQNSLISEVESAIATGSADKRVDALRRITDLFMVRADEYSDDQVEVFDDVIARLAEQIEAKARAELARRLAPVSRAPVAVIRKLALDQSMDVAEPVLRQSPRLTEEDLLTVVQTQGQDRLLAISRRATVSEAISDVLVTRGSQEVVRSVARNEGARFSSAGFGRLVERSAGDDELTVVVGMRKDVSKEHFQALIAKASDAVFKKLSADNPAAAGELNRVLFGLTGHNAGETPAAPVQSPPRDYTAAKTVFDALKSSGKRLDAALQQFASVGRFEEVVFAIASLCQLPIEVVERVLSDRQSESDLALLLIKAAELKWPTAKAILEMRRGEGGLPYNAAETARAHFDRLQTATAKRVVRFYQVRRASGEIK; from the coding sequence GTGTCGCAAGCGCAAAATTCTCTCATTTCCGAAGTTGAAAGCGCGATTGCCACCGGCTCCGCGGATAAACGTGTCGACGCGCTGCGTCGGATCACCGACCTGTTCATGGTTCGGGCTGACGAGTATTCGGACGATCAGGTAGAGGTATTCGACGACGTCATTGCGCGGCTTGCCGAACAGATCGAAGCCAAGGCGCGCGCCGAGCTAGCGCGGCGGCTTGCGCCTGTCAGTCGCGCGCCGGTCGCGGTGATCCGCAAGCTCGCGCTTGACCAGTCGATGGACGTAGCGGAGCCGGTGCTGCGCCAGTCTCCGCGGCTCACCGAGGAGGATTTGCTCACGGTCGTGCAGACTCAGGGGCAGGATCGGCTGCTCGCCATTTCCCGGCGCGCGACCGTCAGCGAAGCGATCAGCGACGTGCTGGTGACCCGCGGCAGTCAGGAGGTCGTGCGGTCGGTGGCGCGAAACGAGGGAGCCCGATTCTCGAGTGCGGGTTTCGGCAGGCTGGTCGAACGCTCGGCCGGCGACGACGAGCTCACAGTCGTGGTCGGTATGCGCAAGGACGTTTCGAAAGAGCACTTCCAGGCGCTGATCGCGAAGGCGTCGGATGCGGTGTTCAAGAAGCTCTCAGCGGACAATCCGGCTGCGGCGGGGGAGCTGAACCGCGTGCTGTTTGGCCTGACCGGTCACAACGCCGGTGAAACGCCGGCTGCTCCGGTGCAAAGCCCGCCGCGCGACTATACGGCGGCCAAGACCGTCTTCGATGCGTTGAAGAGTTCGGGCAAGCGACTCGACGCGGCGCTGCAGCAATTTGCCAGCGTCGGCAGGTTTGAGGAGGTCGTGTTTGCCATAGCGTCTTTGTGCCAGCTGCCGATCGAGGTCGTGGAACGCGTTCTCTCCGACAGGCAGAGCGAAAGCGATCTCGCGCTGTTGCTGATCAAGGCGGCCGAACTGAAATGGCCGACCGCCAAGGCGATCCTCGAGATGCGCCGCGGCGAGGGTGGTTTGCCGTATAACGCTGCCGAAACCGCGCGAGCGCATTTCGACCGGTTGCAGACCGCGACCGCCAAGCGGGTGGTGCGTTTCTATCAGGTCCGCCGCGCCTCTGGCGAAATCAAGTAG
- a CDS encoding YebC/PmpR family DNA-binding transcriptional regulator: MAGHSQFKNIMHRKGRQDKVRSKLFSKLAREITTAAKLGLPDPSMNARLRAAIIAARAENMPKDGIERAIKKSQGNDTENYEDTRYEGYGPGGVAVIVEVLTDNRNRTAGDVRAAFTKSGGNMAETGAVSFMFDHVGLVEFDAKVANADQMLEAAIDAGADDVVSNENGHEIYTALDALAEVAKALEAKFGEPRKAGLVWKPKNTMAVDDEKGEKLLSLLDTLNEHDDVQNVYANFEMSDALLAKASA; encoded by the coding sequence ATGGCCGGACATTCGCAATTCAAGAACATCATGCACCGCAAGGGGCGCCAGGATAAGGTGCGCTCCAAGCTGTTTTCCAAGCTCGCGCGCGAAATCACCACCGCCGCCAAGCTCGGACTGCCGGACCCGTCGATGAACGCGCGGCTCCGCGCCGCGATCATCGCCGCCCGCGCCGAGAACATGCCGAAGGACGGCATCGAGCGCGCGATCAAGAAGTCGCAGGGCAACGATACCGAGAACTACGAGGACACGCGCTACGAGGGTTACGGCCCGGGCGGCGTCGCGGTGATCGTCGAGGTGCTGACCGACAACAGGAATCGCACAGCGGGCGACGTGCGCGCGGCCTTCACCAAGAGCGGCGGCAACATGGCGGAAACCGGCGCGGTGTCGTTCATGTTCGACCACGTCGGCCTGGTCGAGTTCGACGCCAAGGTCGCCAATGCCGATCAGATGCTGGAGGCTGCCATCGACGCCGGCGCCGACGACGTGGTCTCGAACGAGAACGGCCACGAGATCTACACCGCTTTGGACGCGCTGGCCGAAGTCGCGAAGGCGTTGGAGGCGAAGTTCGGCGAGCCCCGGAAGGCTGGGCTGGTGTGGAAGCCGAAGAACACCATGGCGGTCGACGACGAGAAGGGCGAGAAGCTGCTGAGTCTGCTCGATACGCTGAACGAGCATGACGACGTGCAGAACGTGTATGCCAACTTCGAAATGTCGGACGCGTTGCTCGCCAAGGCGAGCGCCTAA
- a CDS encoding DMT family transporter: MTPGIGLALAAMVCFGAGDLIYKRAAAAGIEARHFIMLQAWFFCPLVTVYALARQQLVLAPAALWGSLAGLVMFFAFYNFSRSLRTGSISTNAPIFRLSFTLTAALAIGLLHEPLTLMKLAGLALALIAVVALAGESSGRPHTATSAGSLTRVLLATVAAGIGNLLYKIGLLAGSPPETLLSAQAWVFCSLATLFVWFADGRVKPPRAGLPYGAMVGVTLLAGFITLLHGLAVGPASVLIPVAQLGFVFTAVLGRLLFAEPLSWRKRGGLAVAAAAMVTLAFS; this comes from the coding sequence ATGACCCCTGGCATCGGTCTCGCGCTCGCCGCCATGGTCTGTTTCGGCGCGGGCGATCTGATCTACAAGCGCGCCGCGGCGGCCGGCATCGAAGCGCGGCACTTCATCATGCTGCAGGCGTGGTTCTTCTGCCCGCTGGTGACGGTCTATGCACTGGCGCGGCAGCAACTCGTCCTGGCTCCCGCGGCGCTGTGGGGTTCGCTCGCCGGCCTGGTGATGTTTTTCGCTTTCTACAACTTCTCGCGAAGCCTGCGCACCGGATCGATCAGCACCAACGCGCCGATCTTCCGCCTGAGCTTCACGCTGACGGCGGCACTCGCGATCGGCCTGCTGCACGAACCGCTGACGCTGATGAAACTCGCGGGACTTGCGCTCGCCCTGATCGCCGTGGTGGCGCTCGCCGGCGAGTCATCCGGACGACCACACACCGCAACGAGCGCAGGATCGCTGACCCGCGTGCTGCTCGCAACCGTCGCGGCCGGCATCGGCAACCTGCTCTACAAGATCGGGCTCCTGGCCGGCTCGCCGCCGGAAACGCTGCTATCCGCCCAGGCCTGGGTGTTCTGCTCCCTTGCCACCTTGTTCGTGTGGTTCGCGGATGGGCGCGTGAAGCCGCCCCGCGCGGGCCTTCCCTATGGCGCGATGGTCGGCGTGACGTTGCTCGCAGGCTTCATCACCTTGCTCCACGGCCTCGCAGTGGGGCCCGCGAGCGTGCTCATTCCCGTCGCTCAGCTCGGATTCGTGTTCACGGCCGTGCTCGGCCGCCTGCTGTTCGCCGAGCCGCTGTCATGGCGCAAACGCGGCGGACTCGCGGTCGCGGCCGCCGCGATGGTGACGCTGGCGTTCAGCTAG
- a CDS encoding LVIVD repeat-containing protein codes for MSELPKPDFARNMRIVGYSDQGGRPDGVQVMVHRGHAYIGHMFSKGFSIVDVRDPKNPKPVKHLAAPPGTWNIHLQAHDDLLLVIHAKDMFAAAEFADEKAYYKGQLGKVVGTAEAKPEAARDWSAGLAVYDISKPAEPRRIGFMPVEGGGIHRVWYTGGRWAYASALIDGFTDYIFITIDMSDPAKPREAGRWWIPGMNQAAGETPSWPQASRFGLHHAIIHGDTAYAAWRDAGMVVIDIADRSKPKLIAHRDGAPPFGGGTHNCLPLPDRDLLIVLDEAVLDHQEDGIKNVWVFDNKVKSSPAIIATFPQPGERDYRSKGGHFGPHNLHENRPGTFVSSELIFATYQNAGVRVFDNRNERAPVEVGAWVPPAPPRMMDHRPNRTRVIQSADVFVDAAGLIYATDYNAGLFILEFDGR; via the coding sequence ATGAGCGAGCTTCCGAAGCCTGATTTCGCCCGCAACATGCGGATCGTCGGCTATTCGGACCAGGGCGGACGGCCCGATGGCGTGCAGGTGATGGTGCATCGCGGCCATGCCTACATCGGCCACATGTTCTCCAAGGGATTTTCCATCGTCGACGTTCGTGATCCCAAGAACCCGAAGCCCGTGAAACATCTCGCGGCTCCGCCCGGCACCTGGAACATCCATCTGCAGGCCCACGACGACCTGCTGCTGGTGATCCACGCCAAGGACATGTTCGCGGCTGCCGAATTCGCCGATGAGAAGGCCTATTACAAGGGCCAGCTCGGAAAGGTGGTCGGCACGGCAGAGGCCAAACCGGAAGCTGCGCGCGACTGGTCGGCAGGCCTTGCGGTCTACGACATCTCGAAGCCAGCCGAGCCAAGGCGCATCGGCTTCATGCCGGTCGAAGGCGGTGGCATCCATCGCGTCTGGTACACCGGCGGCCGCTGGGCTTACGCATCGGCCCTCATCGATGGGTTCACCGACTACATCTTCATCACCATCGACATGAGCGATCCGGCCAAGCCGCGCGAAGCCGGCCGCTGGTGGATCCCTGGCATGAACCAGGCGGCGGGCGAGACGCCGTCGTGGCCACAGGCGAGCCGTTTCGGCCTGCACCATGCCATCATCCACGGCGACACCGCTTATGCAGCGTGGCGCGACGCCGGCATGGTCGTGATCGACATCGCTGATCGCTCGAAGCCGAAACTGATCGCACATCGCGACGGCGCGCCGCCGTTCGGCGGCGGCACGCACAACTGTCTGCCGCTTCCCGACCGCGATCTGCTGATCGTGCTCGACGAGGCCGTGCTCGACCATCAGGAGGATGGCATCAAGAACGTCTGGGTGTTCGACAACAAGGTGAAGTCGAGCCCAGCCATCATCGCGACCTTTCCGCAGCCCGGCGAGAGAGACTACCGCAGCAAGGGCGGGCATTTCGGGCCGCATAACCTGCATGAGAACCGGCCCGGCACATTCGTCAGCTCCGAGCTGATCTTTGCGACCTACCAGAACGCCGGCGTCCGCGTGTTCGACAACCGCAACGAACGGGCGCCGGTGGAAGTGGGGGCATGGGTGCCGCCCGCGCCGCCGCGGATGATGGATCATCGCCCGAACCGGACGCGGGTGATTCAGTCGGCCGACGTGTTCGTCGATGCCGCGGGCCTGATCTACGCGACCGACTACAACGCCGGGCTGTTCATCCTGGAATTCGACGGACGGTGA
- a CDS encoding FAD binding domain-containing protein, with protein MIRPKSYLKLRRCRFSLRLTTRAEQSCELRVRDITIHVAMPGSKSSPAPKRRAVIIGGSMSGLFTAAFLRQIGWECDVYERSGVELVGRGAGITTHPELLAALEASGAGTRDLGIEVEKRIALDRNGRITDERPLRQILTSWDRLQRLLRETIDPAHYHLGWAFERVEQDGHGVRVHFNGGRIENADILVGGDGIRSTVRGQVAPELQPAYAGYYIWRGAPNEADLSPKTLKEIFPYFCFYLPPRQEVITYPISGFNNDLRPGHRRYNFIWYRVADAAKLREMNVDENGHQHEFSVPPPLIRKDLVDEMYADARDIMPDAMLDCVMTMKQPFITPIYDFTAPNIVFGRVAMVGDAAANARPHMGFGVAKAGGDAHALANALRDHDDIDTALKAYNAERQPIGNTIVMHSRKLGTHMGVNLRTEEDRRMHELLQDDGAMMDWIAVPNFLDAYR; from the coding sequence ATGATACGGCCAAAGAGCTATCTCAAGCTTCGTCGTTGCAGATTTAGCTTACGGCTGACAACCCGGGCTGAACAATCTTGCGAACTTCGGGTCCGCGACATTACCATTCACGTCGCCATGCCGGGATCCAAATCATCGCCAGCGCCCAAGCGCCGGGCCGTCATTATTGGCGGCTCAATGTCGGGCCTTTTCACCGCGGCCTTTCTCCGCCAGATCGGCTGGGAATGCGACGTCTATGAACGCTCCGGTGTCGAGCTGGTCGGGCGCGGCGCGGGCATCACCACGCATCCGGAGTTGCTTGCGGCGCTCGAAGCGAGCGGCGCGGGCACTCGCGACCTCGGCATCGAGGTGGAAAAGCGCATCGCGCTCGATAGGAACGGCCGCATCACCGATGAGCGGCCGCTGCGGCAGATTCTGACCTCTTGGGACCGGCTGCAGCGGCTGCTTCGCGAGACCATCGATCCGGCGCACTACCATCTCGGCTGGGCCTTCGAGCGCGTCGAGCAGGACGGCCACGGCGTGCGCGTGCACTTCAACGGCGGCCGGATCGAGAATGCCGACATTCTGGTCGGCGGCGACGGCATCCGCTCGACGGTGCGCGGCCAGGTCGCGCCAGAGCTGCAGCCAGCCTATGCGGGCTATTACATCTGGCGCGGCGCGCCGAACGAGGCCGATCTGTCGCCGAAGACACTGAAGGAGATCTTCCCGTACTTCTGCTTCTACCTGCCGCCGCGGCAGGAGGTCATCACCTACCCGATTTCAGGCTTCAACAACGACCTGCGTCCCGGCCACCGCCGCTACAACTTCATCTGGTACCGTGTGGCCGACGCCGCGAAACTTCGGGAGATGAACGTTGACGAGAACGGCCACCAGCACGAATTCTCGGTGCCGCCGCCGCTGATCCGCAAGGATTTGGTCGATGAGATGTACGCCGACGCGCGCGACATCATGCCGGATGCGATGCTCGATTGCGTGATGACGATGAAGCAGCCCTTCATCACGCCGATCTACGATTTCACCGCGCCGAACATCGTGTTCGGCCGCGTGGCAATGGTCGGTGACGCTGCGGCGAATGCGCGGCCGCACATGGGTTTCGGCGTCGCCAAGGCCGGCGGCGACGCACACGCACTGGCGAACGCGCTGCGCGACCACGACGACATCGACACCGCGCTTAAGGCCTACAACGCCGAGCGTCAGCCGATCGGCAACACCATCGTCATGCACAGCCGCAAGCTCGGCACCCACATGGGCGTCAACCTCAGGACCGAGGAGGACCGCCGCATGCACGAACTTCTGCAGGACGACGGCGCGATGATGGACTGGATCGCGGTGCCGAATTTCCTCGACGCTTATAGGTGA
- a CDS encoding aminotransferase — translation MPTQPKPNSLEARDVQSVIHGLTNLKRHLDRGPLVMDKGEGVWVTDIHGNRYLEAMSGLWCITLGYGQERLVAACAEQMRRLPYYPLTDHRGHSPVIELAEKLIEIAPVPMARVWFSNSGSEGNDCAARMAWYYWNAMQRPERRKFLAHRQAYHGNTIATASLTGTESTHQGFGLPLPGFLHVRCPHFFRQAADGETEEQFATRLVHEVEALILKEGPETIAAFFTEPVLAAGGVIVPPATYFAKLQKILKKYDILLVVDEVVTGFGRLGDMFGTTTMNLAPDMIVCAKGLSSAYAPISALLVNNRIFEAAVRQSDQVGTFGLTLTYSGHPVSAAVAREALRIYEEQNIAARARSLEPVLLGGLGKLLDHPLVGEVRGLGLLAGVELVRDKTTRRPFERGANVGRLCADHAQRRGLIVRAIGDTITFCPPLIITEEEIAELLARFRAALDDTAKELSQASSLQI, via the coding sequence GTGCCGACGCAGCCGAAGCCCAACTCCCTGGAAGCACGCGACGTTCAGTCCGTCATTCACGGATTGACGAATCTCAAGCGCCATTTGGACCGCGGGCCTCTCGTCATGGACAAGGGCGAAGGCGTGTGGGTGACCGACATCCACGGCAACCGCTATCTCGAGGCGATGTCCGGCCTCTGGTGCATCACGTTGGGCTACGGGCAGGAGCGGCTGGTTGCAGCCTGTGCCGAACAGATGCGGCGGCTGCCTTACTATCCGCTGACCGACCACCGGGGTCACTCGCCCGTCATCGAACTTGCCGAGAAACTGATTGAGATCGCACCCGTGCCCATGGCGCGTGTGTGGTTTTCGAACTCCGGTTCCGAAGGCAACGACTGCGCGGCGCGCATGGCCTGGTACTACTGGAATGCGATGCAGCGCCCGGAACGGCGCAAGTTCCTCGCTCACCGCCAAGCCTATCACGGCAACACCATCGCCACCGCCAGCCTGACCGGCACGGAATCGACCCATCAAGGTTTTGGTCTGCCGCTGCCGGGCTTCTTGCACGTCCGATGCCCCCACTTCTTTCGACAGGCAGCCGATGGCGAGACCGAAGAGCAATTCGCGACGCGTCTCGTGCACGAAGTTGAAGCGCTCATCCTGAAGGAGGGCCCGGAAACCATCGCAGCTTTCTTCACCGAGCCGGTTCTCGCCGCGGGCGGCGTCATCGTTCCTCCCGCGACCTATTTCGCGAAGCTGCAAAAGATATTGAAGAAATACGACATTCTTCTCGTGGTCGACGAAGTGGTCACCGGCTTCGGACGACTTGGCGACATGTTCGGCACCACGACGATGAATCTCGCGCCGGATATGATCGTTTGCGCCAAAGGATTGTCGAGTGCCTATGCGCCCATCTCGGCGCTGCTCGTCAACAATCGCATCTTTGAAGCGGCGGTTCGCCAAAGCGATCAGGTCGGGACGTTTGGTCTCACGCTGACGTATTCGGGTCACCCGGTATCTGCCGCCGTGGCCCGGGAGGCCCTTCGGATCTATGAGGAGCAGAACATCGCTGCACGAGCCCGAAGTTTGGAGCCGGTTTTGCTCGGAGGGCTTGGCAAGCTGCTCGATCATCCGCTGGTGGGCGAAGTTCGAGGGCTCGGCTTGCTTGCCGGTGTCGAACTGGTTCGCGACAAAACGACCCGGCGACCATTCGAGCGTGGCGCCAACGTCGGCCGATTGTGCGCGGACCACGCGCAGCGCCGCGGACTGATCGTTCGAGCGATCGGCGACACGATCACGTTCTGTCCGCCGCTGATCATTACCGAGGAGGAGATTGCCGAGCTATTGGCGAGGTTCCGCGCCGCGCTCGATGATACGGCCAAAGAGCTATCTCAAGCTTCGTCGTTGCAGATTTAG
- a CDS encoding sulfite exporter TauE/SafE family protein has product MIELPDTATFAAAMAEPRIYAAIAVAALAGVTRGFSGFGGAMIYMPLISAIYDPRIAAVTVLLVDLVAATPFAIPEMRRCTWREVAPLSVAMALGLPIGVWLLIALDPIVLRWCIAIMVLSCVPILASGWRYHGPPRLPLTAGVGLFAGVSAGAVLIAGPPVILYWLGAGSSPKTLRANLMVFFMICDVLLVVIFGHEGLFEARPLALSVLLGIPYLIGMGLGSLFFHGASERLYRIIAYAIITLAALVSLPVLDSVLR; this is encoded by the coding sequence GTGATCGAACTTCCAGACACCGCCACGTTTGCGGCCGCAATGGCCGAGCCGCGCATCTATGCGGCGATCGCGGTCGCCGCACTGGCCGGCGTCACGCGCGGCTTCTCAGGGTTCGGCGGCGCGATGATCTACATGCCGCTGATCTCGGCGATCTACGATCCGCGCATCGCCGCGGTCACCGTCCTGCTGGTCGATCTGGTGGCCGCAACGCCGTTTGCCATTCCCGAGATGCGGCGCTGCACCTGGCGCGAGGTCGCACCTCTATCGGTCGCGATGGCGCTCGGACTGCCGATCGGCGTCTGGCTTCTGATTGCGCTCGACCCGATCGTGCTGCGCTGGTGCATCGCAATCATGGTCTTGAGTTGCGTACCGATACTCGCCTCAGGCTGGCGCTATCACGGCCCGCCGCGCCTGCCGCTGACCGCGGGTGTCGGATTGTTCGCAGGCGTCTCGGCGGGCGCGGTGCTGATCGCAGGCCCGCCGGTCATTCTCTACTGGCTTGGCGCGGGCAGCAGCCCGAAAACGCTGCGTGCCAATCTCATGGTGTTTTTCATGATCTGCGACGTGCTGCTGGTCGTGATCTTCGGCCATGAAGGACTGTTCGAGGCACGGCCGCTGGCGCTGTCGGTACTGCTGGGGATTCCCTATCTCATCGGCATGGGATTGGGTTCGCTCTTCTTCCACGGCGCATCGGAGCGGCTCTATCGCATCATTGCATACGCGATCATCACACTTGCAGCTCTCGTCAGCCTGCCGGTGCTCGACTCCGTGCTGCGCTGA
- the ruvC gene encoding crossover junction endodeoxyribonuclease RuvC, translating to MTRLIRILGIDPGLRRTGWGVIEVEGNRLVFTACGSVATNDKASLAERLVTIHDGLTKVVGDYTPDEAAVEATFVNKDANATLKLGQARGVALLIPARSGISVAEYAPNLVKKTIVGAGHCEKEQIRLMLRVLLPKADPPTHDAADALAIAVCHAHHRQSTALTAKLRSAAS from the coding sequence ATGACACGCCTGATTCGCATCCTCGGCATCGATCCGGGCCTCCGCCGCACCGGTTGGGGCGTCATCGAGGTCGAGGGCAATCGCCTTGTTTTCACTGCCTGCGGCTCGGTCGCGACCAACGACAAGGCGAGCCTTGCCGAGCGGCTGGTGACGATCCATGACGGGCTGACCAAGGTGGTCGGCGATTACACGCCGGACGAGGCGGCCGTGGAGGCGACCTTCGTCAACAAGGACGCCAACGCCACGCTGAAGCTCGGTCAGGCTCGTGGCGTGGCGCTGCTGATTCCGGCGCGCTCCGGGATTTCGGTCGCCGAATACGCGCCCAATCTGGTGAAGAAGACGATCGTCGGCGCCGGTCACTGCGAGAAGGAGCAGATCAGGCTGATGCTCCGCGTGCTGCTGCCGAAGGCCGACCCGCCGACCCATGACGCGGCCGATGCGCTCGCCATCGCGGTGTGCCATGCCCACCACCGTCAGAGTACGGCGCTTACGGCCAAGCTCCGCTCCGCGGCAAGCTAG
- a CDS encoding cold-shock protein, whose amino-acid sequence MTPGTVKFYNDQKGFGFIQPDDGQKDVFVHATALERAGIQSLREGQKVKFDTRSDPRTGKVGVGAIELA is encoded by the coding sequence ATGACTCCAGGCACCGTGAAATTCTACAACGACCAAAAAGGCTTTGGCTTCATTCAGCCCGATGACGGGCAGAAGGACGTTTTTGTTCATGCCACCGCGCTGGAGCGCGCCGGCATTCAAAGCTTGCGTGAAGGTCAAAAGGTCAAGTTCGATACACGCAGCGATCCTCGCACCGGCAAGGTCGGGGTCGGCGCGATCGAACTCGCCTGA